One Citrobacter amalonaticus genomic window carries:
- a CDS encoding flagellar brake protein, with amino-acid sequence MGFGMAKDNKFEIVAIIREELLRKTKVELKFKDTSVVTQLEKVDFDYFVIANNSDIPLSSIQSFILHSDSGIIRFNARFSQSLTDKLECGLAYRIPEVILLVQRRQHQRFSFLKGYHFYCSGRYKNGENYSLQIKNISRGGCALISQKINTRFLYKNALIKGASLDFEQFGRLHCDLRVVNVVAINEFDENNQLYSCQQISCKFEFKHPRDALDVEKVIIHFLMSNKLKSL; translated from the coding sequence ATGGGATTTGGGATGGCAAAGGACAATAAATTTGAGATCGTGGCCATTATTCGCGAAGAGCTTCTCAGAAAAACTAAGGTGGAACTGAAATTTAAAGACACCAGCGTGGTCACTCAATTAGAAAAGGTTGACTTCGACTACTTCGTGATTGCCAACAATAGCGACATCCCACTCTCTTCTATCCAGTCTTTTATCTTGCACAGCGACAGCGGCATTATCCGGTTCAATGCCCGGTTCAGTCAGTCGCTGACCGATAAACTGGAGTGCGGACTGGCGTATCGCATACCTGAAGTGATCTTATTGGTTCAGCGCCGCCAGCATCAGCGTTTCTCCTTTTTAAAGGGGTATCATTTTTACTGTTCTGGGCGCTATAAAAATGGTGAGAATTATTCACTGCAGATTAAGAATATCTCCCGCGGCGGTTGCGCGCTGATTTCACAAAAAATAAATACCCGCTTTCTTTATAAAAATGCGCTGATCAAAGGGGCATCCCTTGATTTTGAACAGTTTGGTCGTTTGCATTGCGATCTCCGGGTCGTCAACGTTGTTGCCATCAACGAATTTGATGAAAACAACCAGCTTTATTCCTGTCAGCAGATCTCCTGCAAGTTTGAATTCAAACATCCACGCGACGCGTTGGATGTCGAAAAGGTCATTATTCATTTTTTGATGAGTAATAAATTGAAAAGTTTATAA
- a CDS encoding CusA/CzcA family heavy metal efflux RND transporter → MIEWIIRRSVANRFLVIIGALFLSVWGTWTIVNTPVDALPDLSDVQVIVKTSYPGQAPQIVENQVTYPLTTTMLSVPGAKTVRGFSQFGDSYVYVIFEDGTDPYWARSRVLEYLNQVQGKLPAGVSAEMGPDATGVGWIFEYALVDRSGKHDLAELRSLQDWFLKYELKTIPNVSEVASVGGVVKEYQVVIDPMKLAQYGINLSEVKGALDASNQEAGGSSVELSEAEYMVRASGYLQTLDDFNNIVLKSGENGVPVYLRDVARVQIGPEMRRGIAELNGDGEVAGGVVILRSGKNAREVISAVKNKLETLKSSLPEGVEVVTTYDRSQLIDRAIDNLSYKLLEEFIVVALVCALFLWHVRSALVAIISLPLGLCIAFIVMHFQGLNANIMSLGGIAIAVGAMVDAAIVMIENAHKRLEEWEHQHPGEALDNETRWKVITNASVEVGPALFISLLIITLSFIPIFTLEGQEGRLFGPLAFTKTYAMAGAAFLAIVVIPILMGLWIRGKIPAESSNPLNRFLIRIYHPLLLKVLHWPKTTLLVAVLSILTVAWPLSKVGGEFLPQINEGDLLYMPSTLPGISAAEAASMLQKTDKLIMTVPEVARVFGKTGKAETATDSAPLEMVETTIQLKPQDQWRPGMTMDKIIEELDNTVRLPGLANLWVPPIRNRIDMLSTGIKSPIGIKVSGNVLADIDAMAEQIEEVARTVPGVTSALAERLQGGRYLNIDINREKAARYGMTVGDVQLFITSAVGGAMVGETVEGIARYPINLRYPQSFRDSPQALRQLPILTPMKQQITLGDVATINIAPGPSMLKTENARPTSWIYIDARDRDMVSVVNDLKKAIADNVQLKPGTSVAFSGQFELLERANHKLKLMVPMTLMIIFVLLYLAFRRVGEALLIITSVPFALVGGIWFLYWMGFHLSVATGTGFIALAGVAAEFGVVMLMYLRHAIEADPSLDNPQTFSAEKLDDALYHGAVLRVRPKAMTVAVIIAGLLPILWGTGAGSEVMSRIAAPMIGGMITAPLLSLFIIPAAYKLMWMHRHRKISR, encoded by the coding sequence ATGATTGAATGGATTATTCGCCGCTCGGTCGCCAACCGCTTTCTGGTGATCATTGGCGCGCTCTTTCTCAGCGTCTGGGGGACCTGGACCATCGTTAACACGCCGGTGGATGCGCTGCCCGATCTGTCCGACGTGCAGGTGATCGTCAAAACCAGCTACCCGGGGCAGGCACCGCAGATTGTCGAGAATCAGGTGACCTATCCGCTGACCACCACCATGCTGTCCGTACCCGGCGCGAAGACGGTGCGCGGCTTCTCGCAGTTTGGCGACTCGTATGTCTATGTCATTTTTGAAGATGGCACCGATCCATACTGGGCACGTTCTCGCGTGCTGGAATATCTCAACCAGGTGCAGGGTAAGCTCCCGGCGGGCGTCAGCGCGGAAATGGGCCCGGACGCGACCGGCGTGGGCTGGATCTTCGAGTATGCGTTGGTCGATCGCAGCGGTAAGCACGACCTGGCGGAACTGCGTTCGTTGCAGGACTGGTTTCTGAAATATGAGTTAAAAACCATCCCGAATGTGTCGGAAGTGGCCTCCGTGGGCGGCGTGGTGAAAGAGTATCAGGTGGTGATCGACCCGATGAAACTCGCTCAGTACGGCATCAATCTGTCGGAGGTGAAAGGGGCGCTGGATGCCTCTAACCAGGAGGCGGGCGGCTCATCGGTGGAACTCTCGGAAGCAGAATACATGGTCCGCGCCAGCGGGTATCTGCAAACGCTGGATGACTTCAATAATATCGTCCTGAAGTCAGGGGAAAACGGTGTACCCGTATACCTGCGGGATGTGGCGCGAGTGCAGATCGGCCCGGAAATGCGCCGGGGGATTGCCGAACTCAACGGGGATGGCGAAGTGGCTGGCGGGGTGGTTATATTGCGCTCCGGTAAAAACGCGCGTGAGGTGATCTCGGCGGTTAAAAATAAACTCGAGACGCTGAAAAGTAGTCTGCCGGAAGGCGTGGAGGTGGTGACCACCTACGATCGCAGTCAGTTGATTGACCGTGCCATCGATAACCTCAGCTATAAGCTACTGGAAGAGTTTATCGTCGTGGCACTGGTCTGCGCGCTGTTTCTCTGGCACGTGCGTTCCGCGCTGGTGGCGATCATCTCGCTGCCGCTGGGGTTGTGTATCGCCTTTATCGTGATGCATTTCCAGGGGCTGAACGCCAACATTATGTCGCTTGGCGGGATCGCCATCGCCGTGGGAGCGATGGTGGATGCCGCCATTGTGATGATCGAAAATGCGCATAAACGGCTGGAAGAGTGGGAACACCAGCATCCGGGCGAAGCGCTTGATAACGAAACGCGCTGGAAGGTGATCACCAATGCGTCAGTGGAGGTCGGTCCGGCGCTGTTCATCAGTTTGCTGATCATCACGCTCTCATTTATTCCCATCTTTACCCTGGAAGGGCAGGAAGGACGCCTGTTCGGGCCGCTGGCGTTCACCAAGACGTATGCGATGGCGGGGGCGGCTTTTCTGGCGATCGTGGTGATCCCGATCCTGATGGGGCTGTGGATCCGCGGGAAAATTCCGGCGGAAAGCAGCAACCCGCTTAACCGCTTTTTGATCCGTATTTACCATCCGCTATTGCTGAAAGTATTGCACTGGCCGAAAACCACGCTGCTGGTGGCGGTGCTCTCGATCCTGACGGTTGCCTGGCCGCTGAGTAAAGTGGGGGGCGAGTTCTTACCGCAGATTAACGAAGGCGATCTGTTGTACATGCCGTCCACGCTGCCGGGGATTTCGGCGGCAGAAGCAGCAAGTATGTTACAGAAAACCGATAAGCTGATCATGACCGTACCGGAAGTCGCCAGAGTCTTTGGCAAAACCGGGAAAGCGGAGACCGCCACGGATTCGGCGCCGCTGGAGATGGTGGAAACCACGATTCAGCTCAAACCGCAGGATCAGTGGCGTCCGGGGATGACGATGGACAAAATCATCGAGGAACTGGACAACACCGTTCGTCTGCCGGGGCTGGCAAACCTGTGGGTGCCGCCGATTCGTAACCGTATTGATATGCTCTCTACCGGGATTAAGAGTCCGATTGGGATTAAAGTTTCTGGTAACGTACTGGCTGATATCGATGCGATGGCTGAGCAGATTGAAGAAGTCGCCCGAACCGTTCCCGGTGTGACGTCCGCGCTCGCTGAGCGTTTGCAAGGCGGCCGCTATCTCAACATCGATATTAACCGTGAGAAAGCAGCCCGCTACGGCATGACGGTAGGTGACGTACAGTTGTTTATTACCTCTGCCGTCGGTGGGGCGATGGTCGGGGAGACCGTTGAGGGGATTGCCCGTTATCCGATCAATCTGCGTTATCCGCAGAGCTTCCGGGACAGCCCACAGGCGCTGCGCCAGTTACCGATCCTGACGCCGATGAAGCAACAAATTACACTAGGGGATGTGGCCACAATCAACATCGCGCCGGGGCCCTCGATGCTAAAAACGGAGAACGCGCGGCCTACCAGTTGGATCTACATTGATGCGCGCGACAGGGATATGGTCTCTGTCGTCAACGATCTGAAAAAGGCGATTGCCGATAACGTCCAGTTGAAGCCCGGTACCAGCGTCGCGTTTTCTGGTCAGTTTGAGTTGCTGGAGCGGGCGAACCATAAGCTGAAGCTGATGGTGCCCATGACGCTGATGATCATCTTCGTCCTGCTGTATCTGGCGTTCCGCCGGGTCGGAGAAGCGCTGCTGATCATCACCAGCGTGCCGTTTGCGCTGGTGGGCGGAATTTGGTTCCTCTACTGGATGGGGTTCCATCTGTCGGTGGCGACAGGAACCGGGTTTATCGCGCTGGCGGGGGTCGCCGCAGAGTTTGGCGTGGTTATGTTGATGTACCTGCGCCATGCCATTGAGGCCGATCCTTCACTGGACAACCCGCAGACGTTCAGCGCAGAGAAACTGGATGACGCGCTGTATCACGGGGCGGTGCTACGGGTACGACCCAAAGCGATGACCGTGGCGGTGATCATTGCCGGTCTTCTGCCGATTTTGTGGGGGACAGGGGCCGGTTCGGAAGTGATGAGCCGGATTGCAGCGCCCATGATCGGTGGCATGATCACGGCACCGCTGTTGTCATTGTTTATTATCCCCGCGGCTTATAAGTTGATGTGGATGCATCGTCACCGCAAAATATCACGTTAA
- a CDS encoding helix-turn-helix transcriptional regulator has translation MLMCGNEDFVGSSVSTYLKSKNAEVTNVPWQVMVDYSARYRHRLMIFNIISHEQSCADFVSYLNKNRFKVYDNAVVVIADDRLAKLCIELLYVEKVIVLTDKSPLRDFGRLTTLTGECWNPRLFRSQKRLSDREQQILSLLVSGYSPNEISDLISVSYKTIQTHKMRIITKLGLAHSTELNKLIVRFNHQLSFLS, from the coding sequence ATGTTGATGTGTGGAAATGAAGATTTTGTCGGCAGCAGTGTCTCAACGTATTTAAAAAGTAAAAATGCTGAGGTGACGAATGTCCCCTGGCAGGTGATGGTGGATTACTCTGCACGCTATCGCCATCGGCTGATGATTTTTAATATCATCAGTCACGAACAGTCCTGCGCTGATTTTGTCAGCTATTTAAATAAGAACCGCTTTAAAGTTTACGATAATGCCGTGGTGGTGATTGCCGATGACCGTCTGGCAAAATTGTGCATTGAGTTGCTGTATGTCGAAAAAGTGATTGTACTGACCGATAAATCACCGCTGCGTGATTTTGGTCGACTGACGACTCTGACGGGGGAGTGCTGGAATCCCCGCTTATTCCGTTCACAAAAACGGCTGAGCGATCGTGAACAGCAAATCCTCAGTTTGCTGGTGAGCGGATATTCGCCAAATGAAATCTCGGATCTGATCAGTGTGAGCTATAAAACGATACAGACGCATAAAATGCGAATCATCACGAAGCTGGGTCTGGCCCATTCTACTGAACTGAATAAACTGATCGTCAGATTCAACCATCAGCTGTCATTTTTATCCTGA